In Hemitrygon akajei chromosome 9, sHemAka1.3, whole genome shotgun sequence, the following are encoded in one genomic region:
- the LOC140732854 gene encoding zinc-binding protein A33-like, with translation MASKGQAESWIEEAICSICQDFFIDPVSPECGHNFCRSCITQCWEREERNSCPECREVFADRTLRVNRALANIAEKARNLNLNPKGNESKRHCEEHEEELKLFCETDKTLICLICRDAQEHREHRFVPIKEAVNIYKNQLKSSLDSLTKKKSDFQEKEQQQKEKISGVQEQSHSVQTHITSQFAELRQIITEKEQSLLRDLRKEEEMILNPMEKNLHEIQENIRFIQEEISKLKEQMDEKDSVIFLKLDRSSVVDSSPRQGWTHTQAPTGLAINTEEARRNRRINDNVHELSVIDEALPVEKFDLLCLLNTVLRETLDAINRVSVTLDVETAHPRLEVSEDRKSVRLTWTHRDLPDAEKRFTKRFSVLGSEGFTTGRHYWEVEVAGIRDWRLGVAAESVERKGEVELSPETGFWVIRRVDDVICVSPSPESRLPAGPIPGRVGVYLSYESGTVSFYNAETKSHLHTFTGNKFTGKLYPLFATWDENQWLRILSGSALGM, from the exons gtattacacagtgttgggaaagggaggagagaaactcctgcccggaatgtagagaggtgtttgctgaccgcaccctcagggtcaatcgggccttagcaaatattgctgaaaaagctcgaaatctaaacctgaatccgaaagggaacgaaagtaaacgtcactgcgaggaacatgaggaagaactgaagctgttttgtgaaacggacaagacactgatctgtctgatctgtagagatgcgcaggaacacagagagcaccgcttcgtgccgattaaagaagctgttaacatctacaag aatcagctaaaatcttccttagactcacTGACAAagaagaaatcagacttccaggaaaaggagcagcaacagaaagagaagatttccggagttcag gaacagtcacacagcgttcagacccacatcacatcccagtttgctgaactgcgccagattatcactgagaaagagcagagcttactcagggatctcaggaaaGAAGAGGAGATgattctaaatccaatggagaaaaatcttcatgagattcaagagaatataaggtttattcaggaggaaatctcaaagttaaaggaacagatggatgaaaaagacagtgtgatatttctcaag ctagaccgttcttccgtggtggactcgtcacccaggcaagggtggacacacacacaagcccccaccggcctcgctataaacact gaggaagctcgtcggaacaggag gattaatgacaatGTCCACGAATTGTCAGTGATAGATGaagccctaccggttgaaaaattcgatctcCTCtgtttgttgaacacagtgctgagagaaacacttgatgccattaatcgag tctctgtcaccctggatgtggaaacggcacATCCccggctcgaggtgtctgaggatcggaagagtgtaaGATTGACCTGGACCCACAGGGATCTCCCTGATGCtgagaagaggttcacaaaaaggtTTTCTGTGCTCGGATCAGAGGGATTCACaacggggagacattactgggaggtggaggtggccGGAATTCGGGACTGGaggctgggagtcgccgcagagtctgtggaaaggaaaggagaggtTGAACTCAGTCcagagaccggattctgggtcatcaggcGGGTTGATGACGTAATCTGTGTTtccccctcccccgagtcccgtctccctgccggtcccattcccgggagggtgggagtttatctcagttacgagtccgggacagtttcattttacaatgcagagaccaagtcccatctccacaccttcactgggaataaattcacagggaaactttatcctttatTTGCCACATGGGATGAAAATCAGTGGCTGAGAATTCTCTCCGGTTCCGCTCTGGGTATGTAA